The nucleotide sequence TGCAGGCAGAAAATCCACCGTTGTGGACCCACTCACCCCCTGATTAGAGAACTTCACTCCCGCCACTTCCTGCTGCAAAGTCAGATACTTCACTGCCTGAACAGGCGGAGCCTCGTGAGCCGGGTCTGTAAGCAAAGCACCCTGCGTTATACTGTTTCCAACAAAAACAACATTAACATGTTGCTTTTCTCCTTTATCCTCCGCATAGCCTGTAAGTCCGGCGCACAGCGTCAGGACTAGTAAAATCCAATGTTTTTTCATGATTATACTAAAACAAAATTAGGGAGCGAATATAAAGATAATTATTTAAACCATCCTTCAACAAGCTCTTTATTCTCATCTTTCCAACGTTTTGCCGCCTGGGTTTCAGACATTGAATCATCTGCCATATAATTCATAAGACTACCAATTTGCTCGTTTGTTAACTTAAAATTGGCAAAGAATCCGGCAGCCACACTATCCTTTTCAGAAAAACCTTTGGTAGCAACAATTTTGATAATCTCGGCACCACCATAAATTCCTTTGGGATCTTCAAGAAACTTCAAGTCGTAACGTGAAAACATCCAATGAGGTGTCCAGCCTGTAACCACAATCCACTCTTTACTGTCGATCGATTTCTTCAAAAGAGCTGTCATAGCGGGACCACTAGACGACTGCAACTTCATATCAAGCTTATAGGCCTCAATGGCTTTATCAGTGGAAGTCATAATTCCTGCGCCTGCATCTATACCCACAACATTCCCGGAAAACTTATCCTTATTCGCCTTAAGTTCATCTATAGAATTAATTGTAACATAAGAAGGAACAACCAAACCAATTTTCGCATTATTAAATGATTCACCCAATACCTCTAACTTGTCGCCGTATTGTTTCATGTAATCCGCATGAGTAACCGGCATCCATGCATCCATAAACACATCTGCTTTTCCAGTGGAAAGCGATGCAAAAATGGGAGCAATATCCGCATTCTTCAACGAAACAATATATCCTTTTTCTTCCAGCGCAACTTTGGCCAGATTAGTCATTGCAATACCATCAGCCCAATTAGCGTAAGCAATAGATATTTCCTTTGAGTCTTTTTTTGCTGAACCGGAACATCCGGTAATTAATAAAAGGAGTCCCAATAACAATGATAAACTTACTACAATACAAAAACGTTTCATATACTTAACTATTTAAATTAATACTATCTTTATTTCTTATTTTTCCCAAATCCCTGTGTTATTCTGTCCAATATAATTGCCAAAATAACAACCGCTATACCTCCTTCAAAACCCAATCCTATTTTCATTTGGGTAATACCCTTTAGAACAATTTCGCCAAGCCCTCCTGCCGAAATCATAGCTGCAATTACAACCATGGAAAGAGACATCATTATAGTCTGATTTACTCCTGTCATAATTGTGGGCAAGGCCAGCGGAAGCTGCACCTTTAATAACATCTGGCTAGGTGAAGCGCCATAAGAACGGGCTGCTTCAACAATATCCTTCGGAACCTGACGGACTCCCAAATCTGTTAAACGAACCACCGGAGGCATTGCAAAAATGATTGTAGCAAAAGCTCCGGGAACCGGGCCAAGGCCAAAAAACAATACCGCAGGAATAAGATAAACAAATGCCGGCATTGTTTGCATCAAATCAAGAACCGGTCGTAAAGTCTTGGATACTTTAGGCTTCTTAGCAGTCCATATTCCCAACGGAACACCCAAAAGCAAAGCAATAAAAGTTGACGAAAGCACAAGAGCCAAAGTCTGCATGGTGGCTTCCCAGAAACCCATTCCATAAATAAAGAAAAGGCCAACCAGAGTTAAAAGAGCTGTACCCTTCCCCGCCTTGAACCAAGCCAGTACAGCAAGAGCCACAATCAGCAAGTAAAAAGGAATCCACATCAAAGCCTGATCAAAAGCCTCAATTCCACCTCCTATACCAGCATTTATTGCATCAAAAAATGGGGCAAAATTATCTGTAAGCCATGAAATGGCTATTTCTATATATTTTCCAACATGTATCATAAGTCTATAGCGTTTTGAATTATTTTATCAATTTCATTTTGATCTTTTCCAGTCATCTCAATAATAATTGATGAAGGAGACACAACTCCCAGTAACACATTATCTTCACTTACCACCGGTATGGCCTGTTTTATTTTAGGTAACAAGGTCAGCATATCCTCTACTGTAGTTATTTCGAGCACAGAGGGCACCTCACTAAAAATAGCTGAATCAATTTCCTTTATTCCTTGTTTACGGAGATTAACAACATCCTTCAATGATATTTCGCCTAAAAATTTACCATCCGCACCCACCACAGGTAATGCAAACAAGTTTTTTTCGCGCATTTTACGGATTATCGCCTCGGGACCTTCTTTTTTTAAACGAACTATCACCGGATTCTTACGCATGATGGCCGCAGCAGTAACAATCCTACCTCTACCCACGTTCTCAACAAAACGGGCCACATAATCATTGGCCGGCTCTGTGAGGATTTCTTCCGGAGTACCCACCTGCACTACTTCTCCATCCTTCATAATGGCTATACGATCGCCCAATTTAATTGCCTCGTGCAAATCATGAGTAATAAAAACAATCGTTTTCTTCATCTTTT is from uncultured Macellibacteroides sp. and encodes:
- a CDS encoding glycine betaine ABC transporter substrate-binding protein: MKRFCIVVSLSLLLGLLLLITGCSGSAKKDSKEISIAYANWADGIAMTNLAKVALEEKGYIVSLKNADIAPIFASLSTGKADVFMDAWMPVTHADYMKQYGDKLEVLGESFNNAKIGLVVPSYVTINSIDELKANKDKFSGNVVGIDAGAGIMTSTDKAIEAYKLDMKLQSSSGPAMTALLKKSIDSKEWIVVTGWTPHWMFSRYDLKFLEDPKGIYGGAEIIKIVATKGFSEKDSVAAGFFANFKLTNEQIGSLMNYMADDSMSETQAAKRWKDENKELVEGWFK
- a CDS encoding proline/glycine betaine ABC transporter permease → MIHVGKYIEIAISWLTDNFAPFFDAINAGIGGGIEAFDQALMWIPFYLLIVALAVLAWFKAGKGTALLTLVGLFFIYGMGFWEATMQTLALVLSSTFIALLLGVPLGIWTAKKPKVSKTLRPVLDLMQTMPAFVYLIPAVLFFGLGPVPGAFATIIFAMPPVVRLTDLGVRQVPKDIVEAARSYGASPSQMLLKVQLPLALPTIMTGVNQTIMMSLSMVVIAAMISAGGLGEIVLKGITQMKIGLGFEGGIAVVILAIILDRITQGFGKNKK